The bacterium genome window below encodes:
- a CDS encoding UTP--glucose-1-phosphate uridylyltransferase — protein sequence RIVSIRQKQPLGLGHAVLCAKEVVGDEPFVVFLSDDIIRAEKPAVRQLCEVYERYGASTLAVMQVPREDVSKYGIIIPADAPAPEEGVILLRGMVEKPSPEEAPSDMAIIGRYVLDPGIFPALEKVTPDAKGEIQLTDGLRLLLQEKPIYAYAFEGKRYDAGSKLGFLQATVEFALSRDDLGPAFRDFLRGLKL from the coding sequence CGTATCGTATCCATCCGCCAGAAGCAGCCTCTGGGCCTGGGACACGCCGTTCTTTGCGCCAAGGAAGTGGTGGGGGATGAGCCGTTCGTCGTTTTTCTGAGCGACGATATCATTCGGGCGGAAAAGCCGGCCGTGCGGCAGCTCTGCGAGGTCTACGAGCGGTACGGGGCGTCCACGCTGGCGGTAATGCAGGTGCCGAGGGAGGATGTCTCCAAGTACGGCATCATCATTCCCGCCGATGCGCCCGCCCCGGAGGAGGGCGTCATATTGCTCCGCGGCATGGTCGAAAAACCCTCCCCCGAGGAGGCGCCCTCGGACATGGCCATCATCGGCCGCTATGTGCTCGACCCGGGGATTTTTCCCGCCCTCGAAAAAGTGACGCCGGACGCGAAGGGCGAGATACAGTTGACCGATGGCCTTCGGCTGCTTCTGCAGGAGAAGCCGATCTACGCCTACGCCTTCGAGGGCAAGCGCTATGACGCCGGAAGCAAGCTCGGCTTTCTGCAGGCGACGGTCGAGTTTGCGCTTTCGAGGGACGATTTGGGCCCTGCTTTCAGGGACTTTTTGAGAGGCTTGAAACTTTGA